The stretch of DNA TCGAACTGAAGATCATCGACGGCCTGATGCATGAGCGCCGCTACCTGGCCGACGAAATCATTTTCGACGAAGGCGAGGAAGGCCAGGCGCTGTACCTGGTGACGTCGGGCCGCGTGATCATCAGCCGCCAGCTGGGAGCGGGACGGGAAGTGGTGGCGGAACTGTCGTCCGGTTCCTTCTTCGGCGACCTGGCGCTGCTGGACAACGCGCCGCGCAATGCCCAGACGCGCGCGCTGGAGAACTGCGAACTGGCGGTATTCTTCCGCGCCGACTTCATGGGCCTGATGGAAACCGATCCCGTGATCGGCTACAAGATCTCGCTGGCCCTGGCGCGCCACGTCGGCCGCCGCCTGCGCGACTGGATGACCGGCAAGCCGCAGCTGGAGGCCCTATGAATCTGCTGCCGAGGCAACAGCGCGGCGGCCCGGTGGTATGGAGCGGCATCATCGCCGCCACCTGCGGCCTGCTGTTCCTGTTGCAGCAGATGCTGTTCCTGGCCGTGCCTTTCCTGCTCGGCATCGTGCTGTACTACATTCTGCAACCGCCGACGCAGCGTCTGATCCGCGCCGGCTTCAGCCAGAACGCCGCCACCTTCCTGGTCGGCACGGCGTCCCTGCTGCTGGTGGCGCTGGCGGTGCTGGCGGCGGTGTACTGGAAGTCCGCGCCAACCACCTCGTGGCAGCAAATGATGGGCACCTACCTGGCCGGCGGGCTGGAGTTTGTGCGCCACACGATGGTGGCGATGGAGCAGCAGTTCCCCTTGCTCAAACAGGTATCGCTGGCCGACACCGTCAACCAGCGCATGAGCGAATTCACGGGCGACTTTATCCAGTCGCACCTGACCGACATTCTGGTCACGCTGGTGGAGTGGCTGCCGTCGCTGCTGCTGGCGCCGTTTTTGACCTTCTTCTTTTTGCGCGACGGCCTGCGCTTTAAAAAGTTTTTGGCGCGGGCGGTGCCGAACGCCTTCTTTGAACGCACGCTGTGCCTGCTGCACGAGGTCGACCAGACCGCGCACCGCTACTTCAAGGGCCTGATCCGGCTGACCATCCTCGATACGGCGGTGCTGGCCCTGGGCTTGTGGGCGATCGGCGTGTCGTCGCCGCTGGTGCTGGGGCTGATTGCGGCGCTGCTGGCGTGGGTGCCATACGTCGGCTCGATCGTCGGCTGCATGCTGGTGGTGATGGTGGCGTCGACCGATGCGCCGGCGCAGCCGTCGGTGGCGTACCTGGCCATCGGCGTCTTCATCCTGGTGCGCCTGCTGGACGATTTCGTCTTCATGCCGCTGACGCTGGGCCGCAGCCTGCACATCCATCCGCTAATTACCGTGCTGATGATTTTCATCGGCGGCTCGGTGGCCGGCGTGGCCGGGCTGATGCTGGTGCTGCCCTTGCTGGGCGTGGTGATGGTGATCGGCGAAACGCTGGGTCGCC from Duganella dendranthematis encodes:
- a CDS encoding cyclic nucleotide-binding domain-containing protein — protein: MFGLFKSPALSPRLLRLKDSALFDSLTPLELKIIDGLMHERRYLADEIIFDEGEEGQALYLVTSGRVIISRQLGAGREVVAELSSGSFFGDLALLDNAPRNAQTRALENCELAVFFRADFMGLMETDPVIGYKISLALARHVGRRLRDWMTGKPQLEAL
- a CDS encoding AI-2E family transporter, with the translated sequence MNLLPRQQRGGPVVWSGIIAATCGLLFLLQQMLFLAVPFLLGIVLYYILQPPTQRLIRAGFSQNAATFLVGTASLLLVALAVLAAVYWKSAPTTSWQQMMGTYLAGGLEFVRHTMVAMEQQFPLLKQVSLADTVNQRMSEFTGDFIQSHLTDILVTLVEWLPSLLLAPFLTFFFLRDGLRFKKFLARAVPNAFFERTLCLLHEVDQTAHRYFKGLIRLTILDTAVLALGLWAIGVSSPLVLGLIAALLAWVPYVGSIVGCMLVVMVASTDAPAQPSVAYLAIGVFILVRLLDDFVFMPLTLGRSLHIHPLITVLMIFIGGSVAGVAGLMLVLPLLGVVMVIGETLGRLITDPRLRARHRNAIALRTRQASHDLTV